Proteins encoded together in one Sphingomonas radiodurans window:
- a CDS encoding ROK family protein: protein MTDAPLIAGIELGGTKCIAILASGPEAIHERVELPTTKPDETLAALEAVIDGWSGFAALGIASFGPVSIDHGAGDYGRITSTPKPGWAGTDVARRLAARYDVPTGFHTDVVGAALGEARWGAAQGLADLAYVTVGTGIGVGLVAHGRPVDGLTHSELGHLRPQRLAGDDWTGVCPFHGACVEGLAAGPAIAARTGTKGQDLPAEHPGWDGVVHALAQLLHAVVLTGVPRRIVMGGGVMVGSQFLFPRVRAALKASLGGYIQLVEVEDVDTFVVPPALGNNAGPLGAIVLGELALGAR, encoded by the coding sequence ATGACCGACGCGCCGCTGATCGCCGGGATCGAACTGGGCGGCACCAAGTGCATCGCGATCCTCGCCAGCGGCCCAGAGGCGATCCACGAGCGCGTCGAGCTGCCGACAACCAAGCCCGACGAAACGCTGGCGGCGCTCGAGGCAGTGATCGACGGCTGGAGCGGGTTCGCGGCGCTTGGGATCGCGAGCTTCGGGCCGGTCTCGATCGATCACGGCGCAGGCGACTATGGCCGTATCACCTCGACGCCCAAGCCGGGCTGGGCGGGCACGGATGTCGCGCGGCGGCTGGCGGCACGGTACGATGTGCCGACGGGCTTCCACACCGATGTCGTCGGCGCGGCGCTGGGCGAGGCGCGGTGGGGGGCGGCGCAGGGGCTGGCCGACCTCGCCTATGTCACCGTCGGCACCGGGATCGGCGTCGGGCTGGTGGCGCATGGCCGGCCGGTCGATGGGCTGACGCACAGCGAGCTGGGGCATCTGCGCCCGCAACGGCTGGCGGGTGACGACTGGACCGGCGTGTGCCCGTTTCACGGCGCGTGCGTCGAGGGGCTGGCGGCGGGCCCCGCGATTGCCGCGCGTACGGGCACCAAGGGGCAGGATCTGCCGGCCGAGCATCCCGGTTGGGACGGAGTCGTCCACGCGCTGGCTCAGCTGCTGCACGCGGTGGTGCTGACCGGCGTACCGCGGCGGATCGTGATGGGTGGCGGGGTGATGGTGGGCAGTCAATTCCTGTTTCCGCGCGTTCGCGCCGCGCTGAAGGCGTCGCTGGGTGGCTATATCCAGCTCGTCGAAGTGGAAGACGTCGACACGTTCGTCGTGCCGCCAGCGCTGGGCAACAATGCCGGGCCGCTGGGGGCAATCGTGCTGGGTGAGCTCGCGCTTGGCGCGCGCTGA